Proteins co-encoded in one bacterium genomic window:
- a CDS encoding M20/M25/M40 family metallo-hydrolase, whose amino-acid sequence MNVLRAHAAAHLTEHIDLLDGLVRLPSVAAQGQGLEETATAVCGLFEAAGGTAEIQRLPGAAPAVLAEFAGRSDRTLLFYDHYDVQPAEPLDEWTVPPFKVTVRDGRIYGRGTSDNKGDLVTRVAALRALRDTSGGLPCSVLFLVEGEEEIGSVHFDSYVAGLRGRLRADACVWEYGDRDPAGRMNVIAGVKGICYVELELTAASRDLHSSLGAVVEGAATRLAWAVAGLRDATGRILIPGFYDRVKAPRAEAVAAARDVPFEEGQMQVHAGVRGFIGGRTGGDALRALLFEPTCTVCGLEAGYTGGGMKTVLPRRARAKIDFRLVPVQDPEEIVGLLRAHLDRSGFADCAIKPLGGELAFQTDLSHPFVRTVVDAVRASTGRETVLLPTSAGTGPMHPVGNLLGVPILSIGSGYWGCNAHAPDEHIRVADFEETIVMIAHVLERFALES is encoded by the coding sequence ATGAATGTCCTCCGCGCACACGCCGCCGCCCACCTGACCGAGCACATTGACCTCCTCGACGGCCTTGTCCGGCTGCCCAGCGTAGCCGCCCAGGGGCAGGGGCTGGAGGAGACGGCAACGGCCGTATGTGGCCTGTTCGAGGCCGCCGGAGGAACGGCCGAGATACAGCGCCTCCCCGGCGCCGCACCCGCGGTCCTGGCTGAGTTCGCAGGGCGGAGCGACCGGACGCTCCTGTTCTACGACCACTACGACGTGCAGCCCGCAGAGCCTCTCGATGAGTGGACGGTTCCGCCATTCAAGGTCACGGTGCGCGACGGCCGCATCTACGGACGGGGTACGAGCGATAACAAGGGCGACCTTGTCACGCGGGTGGCGGCGCTGCGGGCGCTGCGCGATACCTCGGGCGGGCTTCCCTGTAGCGTGCTGTTCCTGGTTGAGGGTGAAGAGGAGATCGGGTCGGTGCACTTCGACTCCTACGTCGCCGGCCTGCGCGGTCGGCTGAGGGCCGATGCCTGCGTGTGGGAGTACGGCGATCGGGACCCGGCCGGACGAATGAACGTCATCGCCGGGGTAAAGGGCATCTGCTACGTCGAGCTTGAGCTGACCGCCGCCAGCCGGGATCTCCACTCGTCGCTGGGCGCCGTCGTGGAAGGGGCCGCCACCCGTCTGGCGTGGGCTGTCGCCGGGCTGCGCGACGCCACCGGCCGCATTTTGATCCCGGGGTTCTACGACAGGGTGAAAGCCCCGCGGGCCGAAGCGGTCGCCGCCGCCCGAGATGTGCCCTTTGAAGAGGGGCAGATGCAGGTGCACGCGGGCGTCCGCGGCTTCATCGGCGGGCGCACCGGCGGGGATGCGTTGCGGGCCCTGCTCTTTGAGCCTACCTGCACCGTCTGCGGACTTGAGGCGGGCTACACCGGAGGCGGAATGAAGACCGTGCTGCCCCGCAGGGCCCGGGCGAAGATTGACTTCCGGCTGGTGCCCGTCCAGGACCCCGAGGAGATCGTAGGGCTCCTGCGCGCCCATCTCGATCGCTCCGGGTTTGCGGATTGTGCCATCAAGCCTCTGGGGGGCGAGCTTGCTTTCCAGACAGATCTCTCCCATCCCTTCGTGCGAACGGTCGTGGACGCGGTCCGCGCGTCCACCGGCCGCGAGACGGTGCTCCTTCCCACCTCGGCGGGCACCGGGCCGATGCACCCCGTAGGGAATCTGCTGGGCGTGCCGATTCTCAGCATTGGGAGCGGCTACTGGGGCTGCAACGCCCACGCGCCGGACGAGCACATCCGGGTTGCCGACTTCGAGGAAACGATCGTCATGATCGCGCACGTGCTGGAGCGTTTCGCGCTCGAATCATAG
- the corA gene encoding magnesium/cobalt transporter CorA: MPAFRPATQILVFRGSETITDPPESLDSLRGREGQALWIDLSHPTAEMMVPIADTFGLHPLAVEDALKRRQRPKAEEYEGFLFITTHAARLRGAQGHDVALDEIDVFFGAGFVITAHSGAAPVLDEVRRRLALAPPDLRSKEGYLLYTILDAVVDSYFPVLDALDDYVERLEDTLFKGPKQRTMDQLFAVKRALLHLRRVAAPQRDMMNLLLRHDSRLIGAPLRAYFRDIYDHLLRITEQIDTHRDLLAGALDIYLSIVSNRLNEVVKVLTVITAVFASLAVISGIYGMNFERAYPPFGWRYGFITALGLMAASVLTMLAVFRRLRWL; this comes from the coding sequence ATGCCTGCATTCCGTCCTGCCACGCAGATACTGGTCTTCCGCGGCTCGGAGACCATCACCGACCCTCCGGAGTCTCTCGACTCCCTCCGGGGGCGCGAGGGTCAGGCCCTGTGGATTGACCTCTCGCACCCCACGGCCGAGATGATGGTGCCCATCGCCGACACCTTTGGGCTGCACCCGCTGGCAGTCGAGGACGCGCTCAAGCGCCGGCAGCGGCCCAAAGCCGAGGAGTACGAAGGGTTCCTGTTCATCACCACCCATGCCGCGCGGCTCCGCGGGGCGCAGGGGCACGACGTGGCCCTGGACGAGATTGACGTCTTCTTCGGTGCGGGCTTCGTCATCACCGCCCACAGCGGCGCGGCACCTGTGCTGGATGAGGTTCGGAGGCGGCTGGCGCTGGCCCCGCCTGATCTGCGCAGCAAGGAGGGTTACCTCCTCTACACGATCCTCGACGCCGTGGTGGACTCGTACTTCCCGGTGCTCGATGCCCTGGACGACTACGTCGAGCGCCTCGAGGACACCCTTTTCAAGGGGCCAAAGCAGCGGACGATGGACCAGCTCTTCGCCGTGAAGCGCGCGCTGCTGCACCTGCGGCGCGTCGCCGCGCCGCAGCGCGACATGATGAACCTGTTGCTGCGGCACGACTCGCGGTTGATCGGCGCGCCGCTACGCGCGTACTTCCGCGACATCTACGACCACCTGCTGCGCATCACCGAGCAGATAGATACTCACCGCGACCTGCTGGCCGGCGCGCTGGACATCTACCTCAGCATCGTGAGCAACCGGCTGAACGAGGTCGTTAAGGTGCTCACGGTGATCACCGCGGTCTTCGCCTCGCTGGCGGTGATCTCTGGAATCTACGGGATGAACTTCGAGCGCGCCTATCCGCCGTTCGGCTGGCGGTATGGGTTCATCACCGCGCTGGGGTTGATGGCCGCGAGCGTGCTAACGATGCTGGCGGTCTTCCGCCGGCTACGATGGCTATGA
- a CDS encoding nucleotidyltransferase domain-containing protein encodes MKEEPRTGTLKHHDLAASDRERVLVRVAKSLAAEGAVLFAYVFGSFVEDRAFGDVDVAVFLDPERCPDAGMLPLQLDLACRLEAAAGLPIDAVLLNDAPLGLRMAALRGRVVHSRDEARRLAFVEATCLQAMDMACLLRESLRDLLGSRAPGRAQ; translated from the coding sequence ATGAAGGAAGAGCCGCGGACTGGTACGCTGAAGCATCACGACCTTGCGGCATCTGACCGCGAGCGCGTGCTGGTCCGTGTTGCAAAGAGCCTGGCCGCGGAAGGCGCCGTCCTCTTCGCCTATGTGTTCGGCTCGTTCGTCGAGGACCGGGCCTTTGGGGACGTTGACGTGGCCGTCTTCCTGGATCCGGAGCGCTGCCCGGACGCGGGCATGTTGCCCCTGCAGCTCGATCTCGCATGCCGCCTGGAGGCGGCCGCGGGCCTGCCGATTGATGCGGTACTGCTCAACGATGCCCCGCTCGGCCTGCGGATGGCCGCTTTGCGCGGGCGCGTCGTTCACTCACGAGACGAAGCACGGCGCCTGGCCTTCGTCGAGGCGACATGTTTACAGGCCATGGACATGGCCTGCCTGCTGCGCGAGTCGCTACGAGACCTGTTGGGTTCCAGGGCCCCGGGTCGCGCACAATGA
- a CDS encoding GNAT family N-acetyltransferase produces MTEIAIKTIKDIESFRRIEALQIEIWGMPERDVVPVHQLQAASGAGGAVIAAIGADGDFIGFCYGFAGWRDGRPLFYSHMAGVLGGRQLQEVGFRLKCAQRQAAIAMGYDRAVWTYDPLQSVNARFNMHKLGATACRYHVNYYGDMPDELNRGVESDRIEVDWELRSPRVRAATSGRAADRVWPQAPHALRAEPETGAPGDPVPGLEAPVVLLEIPTDFPDIRVRDQGLAQAWRLASREAFLHYFGRGYRAVDFLLHRGERLRGEYVLSQETHEEEP; encoded by the coding sequence ATGACGGAAATCGCCATCAAGACCATCAAGGACATCGAGTCGTTCCGGCGTATCGAGGCGCTCCAGATCGAGATCTGGGGGATGCCCGAGCGCGACGTCGTGCCGGTGCACCAGTTGCAGGCGGCGTCCGGTGCCGGCGGCGCGGTGATCGCTGCGATCGGTGCCGACGGTGATTTTATCGGTTTCTGCTACGGCTTTGCCGGATGGCGCGATGGCCGGCCGCTCTTCTACTCGCACATGGCCGGCGTGCTGGGGGGCAGGCAGTTGCAGGAGGTAGGGTTCCGGCTGAAGTGCGCCCAGCGCCAGGCCGCGATCGCCATGGGATACGACCGCGCCGTCTGGACGTACGACCCGCTCCAGAGCGTGAACGCGCGGTTCAACATGCACAAGCTGGGGGCCACCGCCTGTCGCTATCACGTCAACTACTACGGCGACATGCCCGACGAGCTGAACCGCGGTGTGGAGAGCGACCGGATCGAGGTGGACTGGGAGCTGCGCTCTCCCAGGGTTCGGGCCGCGACGTCGGGCCGGGCCGCGGATCGCGTGTGGCCGCAGGCGCCGCACGCGCTGCGGGCAGAACCGGAAACCGGAGCGCCGGGTGATCCGGTGCCCGGGCTCGAGGCACCGGTGGTCCTCCTGGAGATCCCCACCGACTTCCCGGACATTCGGGTGCGGGACCAAGGCCTGGCCCAGGCGTGGCGGCTGGCCAGCCGTGAGGCGTTTCTACACTACTTTGGTCGCGGGTACCGGGCGGTAGACTTCCTCCTGCACCGCGGCGAACGGCTCAGGGGCGAGTACGTGCTTTCACAAGAGACCCACGAGGAGGAGCCATGA
- a CDS encoding nicotinate phosphoribosyltransferase — protein MSGPTVSPGFGYVTPDNIALLVDLYELAMADSYLRNDMNGRATFALFVRSLPPSRAFLVSAGLETTLACIETLRFGDEAIRYLRGLHLFSEQFLEYLCDFRFTGDARAIPEGEVFFPPEPLLEISAPRIEAQIIETLLLNTLNFQVMVASKAARSVLAARGRGVVDFSPRRDHGADAALKAARAAYIAGCTGTSNVLAGMMYGIPVVGTMAHSYVMSFSDELEAFRAFARDFPNNAVLLIDTYDTMQGVENAITVGREMASAGALLRGVRIDSGDLTAQSRAVRAAMDAAGLRETQIFLSGDLNEYRIAEMLAQGAAADAFGVGTEMGTSADAPSIGGVYKLVEDEKGYRIKLSTGKATLPGRKQVWRRHDPEGVPSGDLLALHDEPGPPGATPMLIPVMQAGSQILSESLVEIRQRCTERLVALPEELKHLDDGAAYHVALSPHLTALRERMQA, from the coding sequence ATGAGCGGACCCACGGTCTCACCCGGCTTCGGCTACGTCACCCCGGACAACATCGCCCTGCTCGTTGATCTCTACGAGCTGGCCATGGCGGACAGTTACCTGCGCAACGACATGAACGGCCGGGCGACGTTCGCCCTGTTCGTCCGGTCCCTGCCCCCGTCCCGCGCGTTCCTGGTAAGCGCCGGGCTGGAGACGACCCTGGCCTGCATCGAGACGCTGCGCTTTGGGGACGAGGCGATCCGCTACCTGCGCGGGCTGCACCTGTTCAGCGAGCAGTTCCTGGAGTACCTATGCGACTTCCGCTTCACCGGCGACGCGCGCGCGATCCCCGAAGGCGAAGTGTTCTTTCCACCCGAGCCCCTGCTGGAGATCAGCGCGCCCCGCATCGAGGCCCAGATCATCGAGACGCTCCTGCTGAACACGCTGAACTTCCAGGTGATGGTTGCCAGCAAGGCGGCCCGGTCGGTGCTGGCCGCCCGAGGCCGCGGGGTGGTGGACTTCTCCCCCCGGCGCGACCACGGCGCCGACGCCGCGCTGAAGGCCGCGCGGGCCGCCTACATCGCGGGCTGCACCGGCACCTCGAACGTGCTCGCGGGCATGATGTACGGGATCCCGGTCGTGGGGACGATGGCGCACTCGTATGTCATGTCCTTCTCGGATGAACTCGAGGCCTTCCGCGCGTTCGCGCGCGACTTCCCCAACAACGCCGTGCTGCTCATTGACACCTACGACACGATGCAGGGCGTGGAAAACGCAATCACGGTCGGCCGTGAGATGGCCTCCGCGGGCGCGCTCCTGCGCGGCGTGCGCATAGACAGCGGAGACCTGACCGCGCAGAGCCGGGCTGTGCGCGCGGCGATGGACGCGGCCGGGCTGCGCGAGACGCAGATCTTCCTGAGCGGAGACCTCAACGAGTACCGCATCGCCGAGATGCTGGCGCAGGGCGCGGCTGCGGACGCCTTCGGCGTGGGCACCGAGATGGGGACCTCGGCGGACGCGCCCAGCATCGGGGGTGTCTACAAGCTGGTTGAGGACGAGAAGGGCTATCGGATCAAGTTGAGCACAGGCAAAGCTACTCTGCCCGGTCGAAAGCAGGTCTGGCGCCGCCACGATCCCGAAGGAGTACCATCCGGCGATCTGCTGGCGCTGCATGACGAGCCCGGACCGCCCGGCGCCACGCCGATGCTGATCCCGGTGATGCAGGCAGGCAGCCAGATCCTGTCCGAGTCCCTTGTGGAGATCCGGCAGCGCTGTACCGAGCGGCTGGTGGCGCTGCCTGAGGAGCTGAAGCATCTCGATGACGGCGCGGCCTACCATGTGGCCCTGAGCCCGCATCTGACGGCGCTGCGCGAGCGGATGCAGGCTTAG
- a CDS encoding M20/M25/M40 family metallo-hydrolase, giving the protein MPSLRDIAREHTDPALEVLRTMLRQPSVAATGEGVAACAALVRGAFEEAGATVALHQEGDAAPIVIAEFPGEGERTLLFYDHYDVQPADPLGEWTSPPFEPVVRDGRLYARGVADNKGDLVTRLAAVRALKAAHGRLPCRVKFLVEGEEEIGSPNFGSYVKAHADALRSDACIWESGQRDLKERLQITTGIKGICYLDLELHATSRDLHSSLGAVVEGAGNRMAWALASLKDPVTGRVLVEGFYDRVREPSAREIEATRKIPFDEPELKAHVGVERFIGGATGFDAVMRLLYQPTCTVCGLDSGYTGEGSKTVLPRRARAKVDFRLVPDQDPDEIAALVEAHFKKLGIEITASLLGGERAYRTDLDDPFVSLVTGVAGEATGREVKLYPTSPGTGPMYDLGAALGVPVVSVGGSYWGSRAHAPDENIRLADFEETIYLIARVIERFAGRP; this is encoded by the coding sequence ATGCCGTCGCTGCGAGACATCGCCAGAGAGCACACCGATCCCGCGTTGGAGGTCCTGCGCACGATGCTCCGCCAACCGAGCGTGGCTGCCACCGGCGAGGGGGTAGCCGCATGCGCGGCGTTGGTCCGCGGCGCCTTCGAGGAGGCCGGCGCCACAGTCGCTCTCCATCAGGAGGGAGACGCCGCCCCGATCGTGATCGCCGAGTTCCCCGGCGAGGGAGAGCGCACGCTTCTGTTCTACGACCACTACGATGTTCAGCCCGCGGATCCGCTCGGCGAATGGACTTCGCCGCCGTTCGAGCCGGTGGTCCGGGACGGCCGTCTCTACGCGCGCGGCGTCGCCGATAACAAGGGAGACTTGGTCACACGCCTGGCCGCGGTGCGGGCACTCAAGGCCGCCCACGGCCGGCTGCCCTGCCGGGTGAAGTTCCTGGTCGAGGGCGAGGAGGAGATCGGATCGCCCAACTTCGGTTCATACGTGAAGGCGCACGCGGACGCGCTGCGCTCCGACGCCTGCATCTGGGAATCCGGGCAGCGCGACCTCAAGGAGCGGCTGCAGATCACCACCGGCATCAAGGGGATATGCTACCTCGACCTGGAGCTGCACGCCACGAGCCGGGATCTTCACTCGTCGCTGGGCGCTGTCGTGGAGGGCGCCGGGAACCGAATGGCCTGGGCGCTGGCTTCCCTGAAGGATCCGGTCACGGGCCGCGTCCTGGTGGAGGGTTTCTACGACCGCGTGAGGGAGCCCAGCGCGCGCGAGATCGAGGCCACGCGCAAGATTCCCTTTGATGAGCCCGAGCTCAAGGCGCACGTCGGCGTGGAGCGATTCATCGGAGGGGCGACCGGTTTCGACGCGGTGATGAGGCTTCTCTACCAGCCCACCTGCACGGTGTGCGGCCTGGACAGCGGCTACACAGGGGAGGGCTCGAAGACCGTGCTGCCGCGCCGCGCACGCGCCAAGGTGGACTTCCGGCTGGTACCCGACCAGGACCCCGACGAGATCGCAGCCCTGGTGGAGGCGCACTTCAAGAAGCTGGGGATAGAGATCACGGCGTCGCTGCTGGGAGGCGAGCGCGCCTACCGCACCGACCTGGACGACCCGTTTGTCTCACTCGTGACGGGGGTGGCCGGGGAGGCCACCGGCCGCGAGGTCAAGCTGTACCCCACTTCTCCCGGCACCGGGCCGATGTACGACCTGGGCGCGGCGCTGGGAGTCCCGGTCGTGAGCGTCGGAGGATCGTACTGGGGCAGCCGTGCCCATGCGCCGGATGAGAACATCCGGCTGGCGGACTTCGAGGAGACGATCTACCTGATTGCGCGCGTCATCGAGCGATTCGCCGGCCGGCCGTAG
- a CDS encoding UPF0182 family protein produces the protein MRRMRLALWIAIAVFFVVGPAIARWYTDWLWFAEVGYLRVFWVPFLSRVAMTLAVAAAVWLLAFVNLRSVLAAWGSSRGRWWGWALAAVAVLAGLSASREWVAVQQFLHARPFGETDPLFGRDVGFYVFRLPVYRMLADGLFAWLVVITAGVAAGYGAVHGRMMLRGVSLAPMGVRVHLSVLLGAAVLARGWGFHLDAFDLLYSSRGPVLGAAFTDVHAVLPALRVLTVLFAACGLLLIANAWLRTVRLAIWTVVLIVVAWAGGLVVYPGLVQALRVRPNELTAETPFIRHAIAGTLRGFGLDRVREREFHIAPLDAAAIVRNRATVENVRLWDYRPLLRAYGQLQALRQYYAFSDVDIDRYTIGGAQRQVMLSAREMATGRMTPQARTWVNQHLVYTHGYGLVMSPVNRVSPEGMPEFLVKDIPPETVPGLAISRPEIYYGELTTDYVVVNTNVRELDYPRGDENVYVRYAGQGGIKLGYLARLALAYRFGDAKLLLSTDIGGDSRLLFARQITTRVGRIAPFLRYDRDPYLVLADGRLFWIIDAYTATDRYPYATRYGDVNYMRNSVKVVVDAYDGSVAFYQMIPDEPIARTLAAIFPDLFRPAGQMPPELAAHLRYPVDLFELQAQVYATFHMRDPQVFYNKEDVWAIPRELLGKEAVWVEPYYVTMRLTEGTAPEFVLMLPMVQAGRDNMIAWMAARNDQPHYGELIVYRFPKARVVFGPMQVEARINQDPFISQQLTLWNQLGSQVIRGNLLVIPIEDGLLYVEPLFLQAERSQMPELKRVIAASGARIVMAPTLEAALAELFGGAPAGGSGPASPRAPVEAGTEVRALVEEAMESYRLAQERLRAGDLAGYSQQIERLGRILEQLRALTRTR, from the coding sequence ATGCGACGGATGCGATTGGCACTGTGGATCGCGATCGCCGTGTTCTTCGTGGTGGGGCCGGCGATCGCGCGCTGGTACACCGACTGGCTCTGGTTCGCCGAGGTCGGTTACCTGCGGGTCTTCTGGGTGCCGTTCCTATCGAGGGTCGCGATGACGCTCGCGGTCGCGGCTGCGGTGTGGCTGCTGGCGTTCGTCAACCTGCGGTCCGTACTCGCGGCCTGGGGGAGCAGCCGCGGCAGGTGGTGGGGGTGGGCCCTGGCGGCGGTCGCGGTGCTGGCCGGCCTGTCGGCCTCGCGCGAGTGGGTGGCCGTCCAGCAGTTCCTGCACGCCCGGCCGTTCGGCGAGACCGACCCGCTCTTCGGCCGCGACGTGGGCTTCTACGTCTTCCGCCTGCCGGTCTACCGCATGCTGGCCGATGGTCTCTTCGCCTGGCTCGTGGTCATCACCGCCGGCGTCGCCGCCGGGTACGGTGCGGTCCACGGCCGCATGATGCTGCGTGGGGTATCTCTGGCGCCCATGGGGGTGCGGGTGCACCTCTCGGTGCTGCTTGGGGCGGCGGTGCTGGCGCGCGGCTGGGGGTTCCATCTGGACGCCTTCGATCTCCTGTACTCGTCACGAGGGCCGGTTCTGGGCGCTGCGTTCACCGATGTCCACGCGGTACTCCCGGCACTGCGCGTGCTGACCGTGCTCTTTGCGGCGTGTGGGTTGCTGCTGATCGCCAACGCCTGGCTGCGCACGGTGCGCCTGGCGATCTGGACAGTTGTATTGATCGTCGTGGCCTGGGCCGGGGGCCTTGTAGTGTACCCGGGTCTGGTGCAGGCGCTGCGCGTGCGTCCCAACGAGCTCACCGCCGAGACGCCGTTCATCCGCCACGCCATCGCGGGCACGCTGCGGGGATTCGGCCTGGACCGTGTGCGTGAGCGCGAGTTCCACATCGCGCCGCTCGATGCCGCCGCGATCGTCCGCAACCGCGCCACGGTGGAGAACGTGCGCCTGTGGGATTACCGGCCGCTGCTGCGGGCCTACGGGCAGTTGCAGGCGCTGCGACAGTACTACGCCTTCTCCGACGTAGACATAGACCGCTACACGATCGGCGGCGCACAGCGGCAGGTCATGCTCTCCGCGCGCGAGATGGCCACCGGCCGGATGACGCCCCAGGCGCGTACCTGGGTCAACCAGCACCTGGTCTACACTCACGGCTACGGCCTGGTGATGTCACCGGTCAACCGCGTCTCGCCGGAGGGGATGCCCGAGTTCCTGGTCAAGGACATCCCACCCGAGACGGTCCCGGGCTTGGCGATCTCGAGGCCGGAGATCTACTACGGTGAGCTGACCACGGACTACGTCGTGGTGAACACCAACGTCCGCGAGCTGGACTACCCGCGCGGGGACGAGAACGTCTACGTGCGTTACGCCGGGCAGGGAGGGATAAAGCTGGGCTATCTGGCACGCCTGGCCCTGGCCTACCGGTTCGGCGATGCCAAGCTGCTGCTATCCACCGACATCGGAGGGGACAGCCGGCTGCTGTTCGCCCGACAGATCACTACGCGCGTGGGGCGCATCGCGCCGTTCCTCCGCTACGACCGCGATCCCTACCTGGTGCTTGCCGACGGCCGGCTGTTCTGGATCATTGACGCCTACACCGCCACCGACCGCTACCCGTACGCGACGCGGTACGGCGACGTCAACTACATGCGCAACAGCGTCAAGGTCGTGGTGGACGCGTATGACGGCTCCGTGGCCTTCTACCAGATGATCCCCGACGAGCCGATTGCCCGCACCCTGGCCGCGATCTTCCCCGACCTGTTCAGACCGGCGGGCCAGATGCCGCCGGAGCTCGCCGCCCACCTGCGCTATCCCGTGGACCTGTTCGAGCTCCAGGCGCAGGTCTACGCCACGTTTCACATGCGCGACCCGCAGGTGTTCTACAACAAGGAGGACGTGTGGGCGATCCCGCGCGAGCTGCTGGGCAAGGAGGCGGTGTGGGTCGAGCCTTACTACGTGACGATGCGGCTGACCGAGGGCACCGCGCCCGAGTTCGTGCTCATGCTGCCGATGGTCCAGGCCGGAAGGGACAACATGATCGCCTGGATGGCCGCCCGCAACGACCAGCCGCACTACGGCGAGTTGATCGTCTACCGGTTCCCCAAGGCGCGCGTTGTCTTCGGGCCGATGCAGGTGGAGGCGCGGATAAACCAGGATCCCTTCATCTCCCAGCAGTTGACCCTGTGGAACCAACTGGGTTCGCAGGTGATCCGCGGCAACCTGCTGGTGATCCCGATCGAGGACGGCCTCCTCTATGTCGAGCCGCTCTTCCTCCAGGCCGAGCGCAGCCAGATGCCCGAGCTGAAGCGCGTGATCGCCGCCAGCGGCGCCCGGATCGTGATGGCACCAACACTGGAAGCCGCGCTGGCCGAGCTGTTCGGTGGCGCGCCGGCGGGCGGGTCGGGGCCGGCGTCTCCCCGCGCGCCCGTGGAAGCCGGCACCGAGGTCCGGGCGCTGGTCGAGGAGGCCATGGAGAGTTACCGCCTGGCGCAGGAACGGCTGCGGGCCGGCGACCTGGCCGGCTACAGCCAGCAGATCGAGCGGCTGGGGCGAATCCTGGAACAACTGCGCGCGCTCACACGGACCAGGTGA
- a CDS encoding iron-sulfur cluster assembly protein produces the protein MDEPITREQAIEVLKTVFDPEIPVNVWDLGLIYDLQVDDGNVAVKMTLTAPGCPVGPQIAAEIEEKMLAAGAKHAPVTFVWSPPWTTKRVTPDGRLQLQILDIPV, from the coding sequence ATGGACGAGCCGATTACCCGCGAGCAGGCCATCGAGGTGCTCAAGACCGTATTCGATCCCGAGATCCCGGTGAATGTCTGGGACCTCGGGTTGATCTACGACCTTCAGGTGGACGACGGCAACGTCGCCGTCAAGATGACGCTCACCGCGCCGGGGTGCCCGGTCGGCCCGCAGATCGCCGCGGAGATCGAGGAGAAGATGCTGGCCGCCGGCGCGAAGCACGCTCCCGTCACCTTCGTGTGGTCCCCGCCGTGGACCACGAAGAGGGTGACGCCCGATGGTAGGCTGCAGCTTCAGATACTCGACATCCCGGTCTGA
- the menC gene encoding o-succinylbenzoate synthase: MKIEAVELRQIEMRLRAPFETSFGREEDKVCLLVRVQADGLEGWGEVPAGIAPLYNEETSDTAWSVLERFLIPPLLGMQVPRPQAFAAGAVHIRRHHMAKAGLEAALWDIAAQRQGQPLSRLLGGERATVPVGVSLGIEPTVDALLERVADYLGRGYGRIKIKIKPGWDIEPTRRIREQFGEILLQVDANSAYDLADAATFKALDAFNLLLIEQPLAEDDMVDHAALQAQLRTPICLDESIVHERAARAALQLGACRVINIKQGRVGGLSAAVAIHDLCRAQGIPVWCGGMLETGIGRAANLALTSLPNFALPADLSASDRYFAEDLIDPPVTLNTDGTITVPTGVGLGVHIVPERVERHTVRMARFTA, from the coding sequence ATGAAGATCGAGGCAGTTGAACTGCGCCAGATCGAGATGAGGCTGCGCGCGCCGTTTGAAACCTCTTTTGGGCGCGAGGAGGACAAGGTCTGCCTGCTGGTTCGCGTGCAGGCCGACGGCCTGGAGGGTTGGGGCGAGGTGCCGGCCGGCATCGCCCCGCTCTACAACGAGGAGACCTCCGACACCGCGTGGTCTGTGCTGGAACGGTTCCTCATACCGCCGCTGCTTGGAATGCAGGTCCCCCGACCGCAGGCGTTCGCCGCCGGCGCCGTCCACATCCGCCGCCACCACATGGCCAAGGCCGGGCTGGAGGCCGCGCTCTGGGACATCGCGGCACAACGGCAGGGACAGCCGCTGTCGCGGCTGTTGGGCGGCGAGCGCGCCACGGTGCCGGTGGGCGTCAGCCTGGGAATCGAGCCGACGGTGGACGCCCTGCTTGAGCGCGTCGCCGACTACCTGGGTCGGGGCTACGGGCGCATCAAGATCAAGATCAAGCCGGGCTGGGACATCGAGCCGACTCGCCGCATCCGCGAGCAGTTCGGGGAAATCCTTCTCCAAGTGGACGCCAACTCGGCCTACGATCTGGCCGATGCCGCAACCTTCAAGGCGCTGGACGCCTTCAACCTGCTGCTGATCGAACAACCGCTGGCCGAGGACGACATGGTGGACCACGCGGCGCTGCAGGCACAACTGCGGACACCCATCTGTCTGGACGAGTCCATCGTACACGAGCGCGCGGCCAGGGCGGCCCTGCAGCTCGGAGCGTGCCGGGTCATCAACATCAAGCAGGGCCGGGTCGGCGGACTATCGGCGGCGGTGGCGATCCACGACCTGTGCCGTGCGCAGGGAATCCCGGTCTGGTGCGGCGGGATGCTGGAAACGGGCATCGGCCGGGCAGCCAACCTGGCCCTCACGTCGTTGCCCAACTTCGCGCTGCCGGCCGACCTTTCGGCCAGCGACCGCTACTTCGCGGAGGACCTTATTGACCCCCCCGTCACGCTCAACACCGACGGGACGATAACGGTACCCACCGGCGTCGGCCTGGGCGTGCATATCGTGCCCGAGCGCGTCGAGAGGCACACGGTGCGGATGGCCAGGTTCACGGCGTAG